The Alphaproteobacteria bacterium genome has a window encoding:
- a CDS encoding succinate dehydrogenase assembly factor 2 encodes MADAADLDIRRKRLIYRSEHTGTQETDLLLGQFARAHVPGFDAVEVAELERLLDASDPDLWLWLTGRADPPPALDGPVLRRLRAHRYRPADR; translated from the coding sequence ATGGCGGACGCCGCCGACCTGGATATCCGCCGCAAGCGGCTGATCTATCGCAGCGAGCACACCGGCACGCAGGAGACCGACCTGCTGCTCGGCCAGTTCGCGCGCGCCCATGTGCCGGGTTTCGACGCGGTCGAGGTCGCCGAGCTGGAGCGCCTGCTCGACGCCAGCGACCCGGACCTGTGGCTGTGGCTCACCGGCCGGGCCGACCCGCCGCCGGCGCTCGACGGCCCGGTGTTGCGTCGCCTGCGCGCCCATCGCTACCGGCCTGCCGACCGGTGA